One part of the Bacteroidia bacterium genome encodes these proteins:
- a CDS encoding glutamine--tRNA ligase/YqeY domain fusion protein has product MSTTEASSLNFIESIIEEELKSGKNTEVYTRFPPEPNGYLHIGHAKSICLNFGLAQKYGGKTNLRFDDTNPVAEDVEYVESIMEDVKWLGFDWEELRYASDYFDQLYDFAVQLIKEGKAYVDDSSVEDMRRMRGVPTKAGEESPFRNRSVKENLDLFEGMKAGEYEEGSRVLRAKIDMASPNMHMRDPILYRILHKEHHRTGNTWKIYPMYDWAHGQSDAIEGITYSVCTLEFEVHRPLYNWFLDNLPSFDPRPRQIEFARLNLSYTVMSKRKLKELVETGLVNGWDDPRMPTISGFRRRGYTPASIRKFAERVGIARRENVIDLALLEFSIREDLNKTAPRVMGVLNPLKVVITNYPEGQVEDLEVENNPEDPEGGSRKVPFSREIYIERDDFLENPPSPKKWYRLGPERMVRLKGAYVIRCDDFVKDEASGEITELHCTYFPESKSGSDTSGLKVKGTIHFVSAEHAKEVEVRLYDRLFNDPDPAGHKDKDFKEFINPDSLKITKALVEPSLASAKPMDRVQFMRKGYFCVDPDSTEDHLIFNQTVTLRDNWKKKQNK; this is encoded by the coding sequence ATGAGTACAACTGAGGCGAGTTCTCTCAATTTTATCGAGAGCATCATTGAAGAAGAACTAAAGAGTGGGAAAAACACAGAAGTCTATACCCGCTTTCCTCCCGAGCCCAATGGTTATCTGCACATCGGGCACGCAAAGTCAATCTGTCTGAATTTTGGCCTTGCACAAAAATATGGAGGAAAGACCAATCTGAGATTTGATGATACAAATCCGGTGGCAGAGGATGTAGAATATGTAGAATCTATCATGGAAGATGTAAAATGGCTGGGCTTCGACTGGGAAGAACTGCGTTATGCTTCCGACTATTTTGATCAACTCTATGATTTCGCTGTTCAACTCATCAAGGAAGGCAAAGCCTATGTGGATGATTCCAGTGTTGAGGATATGAGGCGCATGAGAGGCGTGCCGACCAAAGCTGGAGAAGAAAGTCCCTTTAGAAATAGAAGTGTTAAAGAAAATCTTGACCTCTTCGAAGGAATGAAGGCAGGAGAATATGAAGAAGGAAGTCGTGTGCTAAGGGCCAAAATTGATATGGCTTCTCCCAATATGCACATGCGCGATCCCATCTTGTATCGCATCCTGCATAAAGAACATCACCGAACCGGAAATACATGGAAAATCTATCCTATGTACGACTGGGCACATGGACAAAGTGATGCCATTGAAGGAATCACCTATTCTGTTTGTACCCTCGAATTTGAAGTACACAGACCTTTGTATAATTGGTTTCTGGACAATCTGCCATCTTTCGATCCCAGACCAAGACAAATCGAATTTGCGCGGCTGAACCTGAGCTATACGGTCATGAGTAAAAGAAAGCTCAAGGAATTGGTGGAAACGGGCCTTGTAAATGGCTGGGATGATCCCCGCATGCCTACGATCTCAGGATTCAGAAGAAGAGGATATACACCTGCCAGTATCCGCAAGTTCGCAGAGCGCGTAGGGATAGCACGTAGGGAAAATGTAATTGACCTGGCTCTATTGGAATTTTCCATTCGTGAGGACTTGAATAAAACAGCTCCTCGTGTAATGGGAGTTTTAAACCCTCTCAAAGTGGTCATTACCAATTATCCCGAAGGACAAGTAGAAGATTTGGAGGTAGAAAATAATCCCGAAGATCCAGAAGGAGGTAGCCGAAAAGTTCCCTTTTCCAGAGAGATTTATATCGAAAGGGATGATTTTCTCGAAAATCCCCCTTCGCCTAAAAAATGGTACCGCTTAGGACCTGAGAGAATGGTACGACTGAAAGGAGCATATGTGATTCGCTGTGATGATTTTGTCAAAGATGAAGCCTCCGGTGAAATCACTGAGTTGCATTGTACCTATTTCCCGGAGTCGAAAAGTGGTTCAGACACTAGTGGATTGAAAGTTAAAGGAACCATCCACTTCGTTTCTGCTGAGCACGCCAAAGAGGTCGAAGTGAGGCTCTACGACAGATTATTTAATGATCCTGATCCTGCCGGCCACAAAGACAAAGATTTCAAAGAATTCATCAATCCGGATTCCCTGAAAATTACAAAAGCTTTGGTCGAACCGAGTTTGGCTTCTGCCAAGCCCATGGATCGCGTACAATTTATGCGGAAAGGCTATTTCTGTGTGGATCCGGACTCAACTGAGGATCATTTGATCTTCAATCAAACCGTAACCCTCAGAGATAACTGGAAGAAAAAGCAAAACAAATAG
- a CDS encoding alpha/beta hydrolase produces MKLYFISGLGADHRVFARMEFEGYECIHLDWIEPKKQESLPSYALRLSQHIDTKDHALIGVSFGGMLVSEIHRQKGSKASFLISSTPRSAILPPIPSTLSRIFLRKVFLQIGNPFFKLMSPFLFGVKIKEDKKLLRKIISETDLDFLRWALRAILGWKTDEPAQVFIQIHGDSDKLVPPKKQQIEHLLEGGHFIVWEKAQEIEEIIKSHLQEIS; encoded by the coding sequence TTGAAGCTCTATTTCATCAGTGGACTAGGTGCTGACCATCGGGTATTTGCACGGATGGAATTTGAAGGCTATGAGTGCATTCATTTAGATTGGATCGAGCCAAAGAAACAGGAATCTCTTCCGTCCTATGCCCTCAGGCTTAGTCAACATATAGATACAAAAGATCATGCCCTCATTGGAGTTTCCTTTGGGGGCATGTTGGTATCTGAGATTCATCGGCAAAAAGGGAGCAAAGCTTCTTTTCTTATTTCCAGCACTCCTCGATCGGCCATCCTGCCTCCAATCCCTTCTACTCTCTCGCGTATTTTTCTGCGGAAAGTATTTCTTCAAATAGGAAATCCCTTTTTCAAACTTATGTCTCCCTTCCTATTTGGAGTAAAAATAAAAGAAGATAAAAAGCTCTTACGAAAGATTATCTCGGAAACGGATCTGGACTTTCTTCGCTGGGCATTAAGGGCCATCTTGGGATGGAAGACTGATGAACCCGCTCAGGTTTTCATCCAAATTCATGGAGATTCAGACAAATTGGTGCCTCCAAAAAAGCAGCAAATAGAGCATCTCCTCGAAGGAGGCCACTTCATCGTCTGGGAAAAAGCACAGGAGATCGAAGAAATTATAAAAAGTCATCTCCAAGAGATATCTTGA
- a CDS encoding NAD-dependent epimerase/dehydratase family protein: protein MATTKNSNRRKFLQNSIKVGASLSLLSSTHLLTAQSPFHKVEKKAPKSLKILLLGGTSFLGPHQIAYALERGHEISTFTRGKTKPKIYAELFDKVESLVGDRENNLEALKGRKWDVVIDNSGRRVKWTEDTAELLKDNADLYMYTSSLSVFYPFTGTDFSENRKVLLEVPEDILTDENRRTYEYGLMKANSEEAAKRIFGKDRACVIRPTFIVGSGDPTDRFNHWAARLPLGGEVLIPGKLQDKVQYIDVRDLAAWMIRLAEDKTAGTFNASGPGFAQTMPAFVYGAHASFNIPATFTQVDDYDFLQEQGVYAITPWIIPVGDFEGMGVCENKKAIEHGLTFRSLSDTMQMTIEWWNSDAVSEERRQRVVSGANSMIAREASILKAWKERS from the coding sequence ATGGCTACTACAAAAAACTCAAACCGCAGGAAATTTCTCCAAAACAGCATAAAAGTCGGAGCAAGTCTCTCCTTACTTTCCTCTACCCACCTCCTCACAGCTCAAAGCCCTTTTCATAAAGTAGAAAAGAAAGCGCCTAAGTCTCTAAAAATCCTATTATTGGGAGGGACTTCATTTTTGGGCCCACATCAAATCGCCTATGCCCTCGAAAGGGGACATGAAATCAGTACTTTCACCCGAGGCAAAACCAAGCCTAAAATCTACGCAGAACTTTTCGACAAAGTTGAATCTTTGGTGGGAGATAGAGAAAATAATCTCGAAGCCCTCAAAGGCAGAAAATGGGATGTGGTGATAGATAATTCCGGGCGAAGGGTGAAGTGGACGGAAGATACAGCTGAGTTGTTAAAGGACAATGCTGATCTCTATATGTACACCTCTTCTTTAAGTGTCTTCTATCCATTTACAGGTACAGATTTCAGTGAAAATAGGAAAGTATTGCTGGAAGTTCCGGAAGATATACTGACAGATGAAAACCGTCGAACCTATGAATACGGTTTGATGAAAGCCAATTCGGAAGAAGCTGCCAAAAGGATTTTTGGTAAGGATAGAGCTTGTGTCATTCGACCGACCTTTATCGTTGGTTCGGGTGATCCTACGGATAGATTCAACCATTGGGCAGCTCGTCTTCCTTTAGGTGGAGAAGTCCTGATTCCCGGTAAACTGCAAGATAAAGTCCAATATATAGATGTTCGCGATTTAGCAGCATGGATGATCAGATTGGCCGAGGATAAAACTGCAGGTACCTTCAATGCTTCAGGTCCGGGTTTTGCTCAAACGATGCCTGCTTTTGTTTATGGAGCTCATGCAAGCTTTAACATACCCGCCACATTTACACAAGTAGATGATTATGACTTCTTACAAGAACAGGGCGTTTACGCCATCACCCCCTGGATCATTCCGGTAGGAGATTTTGAAGGAATGGGCGTTTGTGAGAATAAAAAAGCCATCGAACATGGACTTACTTTTCGCTCACTTTCCGATACCATGCAGATGACCATTGAGTGGTGGAATTCTGATGCCGTTTCAGAAGAAAGAAGGCAAAGAGTTGTATCGGGAGCGAATTCTATGATCGCACGAGAGGCAAGCATTCTTAAGGCCTGGAAAGAACGCTCCTGA
- a CDS encoding DUF4286 family protein — MIVYSVTITLAQKDGHDWERYMMDKHMDDVVNTGCFAFANLRKVLNEGEEEVSYVGEYFAPNQASLDIYYRDYADEMRKDANSRFAGKIKASRKVYELIEK, encoded by the coding sequence ATGATCGTTTACTCAGTTACCATTACACTCGCCCAGAAAGACGGCCATGATTGGGAAAGGTATATGATGGACAAACATATGGATGATGTAGTCAATACCGGATGTTTTGCCTTTGCCAACCTGCGTAAAGTTCTGAATGAAGGAGAAGAAGAGGTCAGTTATGTCGGAGAATATTTCGCTCCGAATCAGGCTTCTCTGGATATTTATTATCGGGATTATGCTGATGAAATGAGGAAGGACGCCAATTCCCGTTTTGCAGGTAAAATCAAAGCCAGCAGAAAGGTTTATGAGTTAATTGAGAAATAG
- a CDS encoding Dabb family protein has translation MKHFISILIIGSLFACTDKVAEIENEKIAEALKEEILQLESELLKRDLEKDVFPASELVHIVYFKMKEGLSEEQTKEAISTLESLRKIKEVKSLEVGDLGNTGDARAGSIEGLVLQMSFKSLDDLEAYQKNEFHLEQRAKLKDFFGGPPVVYDYFIK, from the coding sequence ATGAAACATTTTATAAGCATACTCATTATTGGGTCTCTATTCGCATGTACCGATAAGGTGGCTGAAATAGAAAATGAGAAAATTGCCGAAGCTCTTAAAGAGGAAATTTTACAGCTTGAATCAGAATTACTCAAGCGGGATCTTGAGAAAGACGTTTTTCCTGCCAGTGAACTTGTTCATATCGTTTATTTCAAAATGAAAGAAGGACTATCTGAAGAGCAGACAAAGGAAGCTATTTCTACCCTCGAATCACTCAGAAAAATTAAAGAGGTAAAAAGTCTTGAAGTAGGAGATTTGGGAAATACAGGAGACGCCAGAGCCGGAAGCATAGAGGGTTTGGTGTTACAAATGTCTTTTAAGTCGCTTGATGATCTGGAAGCTTATCAGAAAAATGAATTCCACCTCGAACAAAGAGCCAAACTCAAGGATTTTTTTGGGGGACCTCCGGTGGTTTACGATTACTTTATTAAATAG
- a CDS encoding NAD-dependent epimerase/dehydratase family protein, with amino-acid sequence MKKAHLVSGGCGFVGRNMVKRLYNTTQDIIVFVDDLSVGTAPESWQDLPVSKQIKNAQVLGDEGRLVFIQSDIRDVIRNIYEDHTYFQENYGLDIPKFQDVFHFAAIVGGRAKIDGDPMMVALDLSIDAEFFHWACKYKPERVMYPSSSAAYPISLQTDTAAIALSESDIDFNNMGQPDMTYGWSKLTGEYLAKLAASHYGISVTCIRPFSGYGEDQDLSYPIPAIAARAAAKEDPFEVWGTGHQGRDFVHIDDVLDCILLAMDHIQDGTAINIGMGRLTSFREIIGLFTKFAGYDPPIKQLLDKPVGVHSRYCNMDFVKEKLGWEAKITLEEGMRRVYDAAVKRLEKA; translated from the coding sequence ATGAAGAAGGCACATCTGGTAAGCGGGGGATGCGGATTTGTGGGGAGAAATATGGTGAAAAGGCTCTATAATACTACTCAGGATATCATTGTATTTGTTGACGACCTCTCTGTCGGAACAGCTCCAGAAAGCTGGCAAGATTTGCCGGTGAGCAAACAGATAAAAAATGCTCAGGTTTTGGGCGATGAGGGCCGCCTGGTTTTCATCCAGTCAGACATCAGAGATGTAATCAGAAATATCTACGAAGATCACACATATTTTCAGGAAAATTATGGATTAGACATCCCCAAATTTCAGGATGTCTTTCACTTTGCCGCAATTGTAGGAGGCAGAGCAAAGATCGATGGAGATCCCATGATGGTCGCCCTCGATCTGTCTATAGATGCAGAGTTTTTCCATTGGGCTTGTAAATACAAACCCGAGCGGGTGATGTATCCAAGCAGTAGCGCAGCATATCCCATCAGTTTACAAACGGATACAGCAGCCATAGCCCTTTCAGAATCAGATATCGATTTCAATAATATGGGCCAGCCGGATATGACTTACGGTTGGAGCAAATTGACCGGGGAATATTTGGCGAAACTGGCTGCCAGCCATTATGGTATTTCAGTTACCTGTATCAGGCCATTCTCCGGATATGGAGAAGATCAGGATCTCTCCTACCCTATACCGGCTATCGCCGCACGTGCTGCCGCTAAGGAAGATCCTTTTGAAGTATGGGGAACCGGACATCAGGGCCGGGATTTTGTTCACATTGATGACGTACTGGACTGTATCCTCCTGGCCATGGATCATATTCAGGACGGAACTGCCATCAACATCGGTATGGGAAGATTAACCTCTTTCCGCGAAATCATCGGACTCTTTACAAAATTTGCCGGCTACGATCCCCCCATCAAGCAGTTGCTGGATAAGCCTGTAGGCGTACACTCCCGCTACTGCAATATGGATTTTGTCAAAGAGAAATTGGGATGGGAAGCCAAAATCACCCTGGAAGAAGGTATGCGTCGAGTCTATGATGCAGCTGTGAAGCGATTGGAAAAAGCATGA
- a CDS encoding glycosyltransferase — MSSEKKRIVCFGPGPKFKGGIANYNTSLAIALDKEPNTEVHIVSWTQQYPAIIPREFVDKSSKTDLLEGTDVQVKYITNYNNPFSWGATVRYIKSLKPEIVVFQWAIAIQGLPLGRIISRLSKIKDIEVIVDLHFVIQKENSNIDRIFTKMGIGNANGYIVHALKTYRELQTLFPKKNFYLSEEGTRTETSGERTVIKLYHPIYDMFKPDPGFDVAAFKQEHGLAKHVFLFFGFIRKYKGLHNAIQAFKKVADQREDVSLLICGESFWNTLDKSKLSTRIKSALFGLAKGLFLKKADDEGEYRPLELLKELKLEDRTAVFNEFIANEEVHKYFQSSDCVVLYYLTATPSGIESLSYNFSLPILATKVGHFPETIQDGFNGYLAEDQDIDSMAEQMLRFIEHPLAGENVKTATEKLSWANYAKAILNT; from the coding sequence ATGAGTTCGGAGAAAAAGCGTATCGTCTGTTTTGGTCCGGGTCCCAAATTCAAAGGAGGGATCGCAAACTACAATACCTCATTGGCCATAGCACTTGATAAAGAGCCCAATACAGAGGTGCATATCGTTTCCTGGACCCAACAATATCCAGCCATCATTCCCCGAGAATTTGTAGATAAATCCAGCAAAACTGATTTACTCGAGGGAACAGATGTACAGGTCAAGTACATCACCAATTACAATAATCCCTTTAGCTGGGGTGCTACAGTCAGGTATATCAAAAGCCTAAAACCGGAAATTGTCGTATTCCAGTGGGCAATTGCTATTCAGGGGCTCCCTTTAGGCCGAATCATTTCCCGTTTGAGTAAAATCAAGGATATAGAAGTGATCGTAGACCTTCATTTTGTCATTCAAAAAGAGAACAGCAATATCGATCGCATCTTTACAAAGATGGGAATCGGGAATGCCAATGGATATATCGTCCATGCCCTGAAAACCTATAGAGAACTTCAAACGCTTTTTCCAAAGAAGAACTTCTACCTCAGTGAAGAGGGAACACGGACGGAAACATCGGGTGAAAGAACAGTCATAAAACTTTATCATCCCATTTATGATATGTTTAAACCTGATCCAGGCTTTGATGTAGCAGCATTTAAGCAGGAACATGGATTGGCAAAGCATGTTTTCCTCTTCTTTGGTTTCATCCGAAAATACAAAGGCCTCCACAATGCCATACAAGCATTTAAAAAAGTGGCTGATCAAAGAGAGGATGTTTCCTTGCTAATCTGTGGGGAATCTTTTTGGAATACCCTGGATAAATCCAAACTTTCCACCCGCATCAAAAGTGCACTCTTTGGCTTGGCGAAAGGTTTATTCCTCAAAAAGGCAGATGATGAAGGAGAATACCGCCCCCTGGAGCTACTCAAGGAGCTGAAGCTGGAAGATCGCACGGCTGTCTTCAATGAATTTATCGCCAATGAAGAAGTCCATAAATACTTTCAGTCCAGTGATTGTGTAGTGCTGTATTACCTGACAGCTACTCCCTCGGGCATCGAATCCTTGAGTTACAATTTCAGCCTGCCCATACTTGCAACCAAGGTTGGCCACTTCCCCGAAACCATACAAGACGGATTCAATGGCTACCTGGCAGAAGATCAGGACATCGATTCTATGGCCGAGCAAATGCTACGATTTATTGAGCATCCACTAGCCGGCGAAAATGTAAAAACCGCTACCGAAAAATTGAGCTGGGCCAATTATGCAAAAGCCATTCTCAATACTTAA
- a CDS encoding methylated-DNA--[protein]-cysteine S-methyltransferase, with protein MVIQILRLFRNLGQELREMEAVAKTYYDSPIGTVEISASDAGITGLCFTDYPTYEINPTHPILLECIEQLDEYFEGKRTHFTVFLDIEGTEFQRKVWRELMEIPIGQTRSYLTVAKRINSPDAVRAVGSACGKNSHWLLVPCHRVIGSNGKLTGYAGGLKRKRWLLQHEWAVLHGKQTELF; from the coding sequence ATGGTCATACAGATTTTGCGCTTATTTCGTAACTTAGGGCAAGAATTACGAGAGATGGAAGCTGTTGCCAAGACATATTACGACTCTCCCATCGGAACAGTAGAAATTTCTGCTTCCGATGCTGGTATAACCGGGCTTTGCTTTACCGATTACCCTACCTATGAAATCAATCCTACGCATCCCATACTTTTGGAGTGTATCGAACAACTGGATGAGTATTTTGAAGGAAAAAGGACGCATTTCACTGTCTTTCTCGATATTGAGGGCACAGAATTTCAACGTAAAGTCTGGCGAGAATTGATGGAGATTCCAATTGGACAGACTCGTTCCTACCTGACAGTCGCCAAACGCATCAATTCTCCGGATGCCGTACGGGCAGTCGGAAGTGCCTGTGGAAAGAATAGCCATTGGTTACTGGTACCATGTCATCGAGTAATCGGAAGCAACGGAAAACTCACAGGATATGCCGGTGGATTGAAAAGAAAACGCTGGCTCTTACAGCATGAGTGGGCCGTTTTACATGGAAAACAGACGGAGCTTTTTTAG
- the mtnA gene encoding S-methyl-5-thioribose-1-phosphate isomerase, whose product MLVNGNAQRTIWLKKNDPLTIQIIDQRQLPHQFEIVDLKTVDEVAHAIKDMWIRGAPLIGGTAALGMYLACVEMQDKEDPESYYKLCLDKLWNTRPTAVNLHWAIERLDRVIQTSANPESKIEAARNEALMILEEDVEICRQIGENGLGLIEEIAAQKPGETINILTHCNAGWMATIDWGTATAPIYMAHDKGIPVHVWVDETRPRNQGARITAWELKQHGVPHTVIVDNAGGHLMQHGQVDLCIVGTDRTTYTGDVANKIGTYLKALAAWDNAIPFYVALPSTTIDWTMRDGIKEIPIETRNGKEVSHIRGWNKESEVIEEVRLTPDGSPAINYGFDVTPAKYVTALITERGVCKANEEGISSLFPEKVQQTT is encoded by the coding sequence ATGCTCGTCAACGGAAACGCACAGCGCACGATCTGGCTCAAAAAAAACGACCCCCTTACCATTCAAATCATTGATCAACGACAACTTCCTCACCAGTTTGAGATAGTGGATCTTAAAACGGTGGATGAGGTAGCTCATGCCATCAAAGATATGTGGATCAGAGGTGCTCCCTTGATAGGAGGGACTGCCGCTTTAGGTATGTATCTCGCTTGTGTGGAAATGCAGGACAAAGAAGATCCGGAGAGTTATTATAAACTTTGTTTGGACAAACTTTGGAACACTCGCCCCACAGCTGTAAACCTCCACTGGGCAATCGAGCGTTTGGATAGAGTAATACAAACTTCTGCTAATCCTGAATCAAAAATTGAAGCTGCCAGAAATGAGGCTTTAATGATTCTGGAAGAGGATGTGGAAATATGCAGACAAATAGGAGAAAATGGCTTAGGGCTGATTGAAGAAATTGCTGCACAAAAACCCGGGGAGACGATCAATATTCTGACCCATTGCAATGCGGGTTGGATGGCAACCATAGACTGGGGTACTGCAACAGCACCTATATATATGGCTCATGATAAGGGCATTCCAGTTCATGTATGGGTAGACGAAACCAGACCTCGAAATCAAGGAGCCAGAATTACAGCCTGGGAACTGAAACAGCATGGAGTTCCTCATACCGTCATTGTTGATAATGCAGGAGGCCACCTCATGCAGCATGGACAAGTTGACCTCTGTATTGTCGGCACAGATCGAACCACCTATACCGGAGATGTAGCCAATAAAATCGGCACCTATCTCAAAGCCCTTGCTGCCTGGGACAATGCTATTCCTTTCTATGTAGCCTTGCCTTCTACTACTATTGACTGGACAATGAGAGATGGAATCAAAGAGATCCCAATAGAAACACGTAATGGCAAAGAAGTAAGCCATATCAGAGGCTGGAATAAAGAAAGTGAAGTCATAGAAGAAGTTCGGCTTACGCCAGATGGAAGTCCAGCAATCAATTATGGCTTTGATGTTACTCCGGCAAAATACGTCACTGCCTTGATCACAGAAAGAGGGGTTTGTAAAGCTAATGAAGAAGGTATTTCCAGTCTTTTTCCAGAAAAAGTTCAGCAAACGACTTAA